The Kribbella amoyensis genomic sequence GTACGGCGCGGTCGCGACCACCCCGTCCACGCCGGCCTTCCGGGCCGCGGCGATGTGCGCACCCGCGCGGGCCGTGGACGAGTCGATCGCCCCGGCCAGGACCGGGACCTGGCCACCCACCTCCGCGACGACGGTTTCCAGGACGGTCTGCCGCTGCTCGTCGGTGAGGAACGTGCCCTCGCCCGAAGTACCGAGCACGAACACGCCGCTGACACCGCCCGCCAGCTGGAAGGCGATCAGCCGGGCCAGCGAGGCCGTGTCGATCTCGTACTCGGGGGTGAACGGGGTGACGAGCGGCGGCACGACACCGGTCAGGCGATGGGCGGAGGTGGTCAAGGCTTCTCCCGTGGGTCAGAGCGCGGACGGATCGAAGGTGCTGAAGCGCAACGTGGCGAACGACGACGTCTCGCCCGCCTCGTAGAACAGGCCGACCTGGCCACCCGGCAGCGGGGCGAGGTCGGAGTACCCGGCCATACCCGGGTGGACGACGAGCCCCGGGCGCCAGGACGCGCCGTCGTCGTCGCTGACGAAGACGGTGAGCTCGCGGCGCGCGTCGGGCACGACCGGCGTGGTCAGCAGCAGCCGGTCGCCGACCCGGAGCACGCTGCCCTGGATGCCGGGCGCGGTGATCTCCTTGATCCCCTCGTACGGCGCGTCCAGGGTGGCGCCGCCGTCGGACGAGTACGCGTGCGCCCGGGCCGGTCCGGTCCCGCGGTGGTTCCGGGTGTTGAAGTACAGCCGGCCGTCGGCGAGCTCGGCCACCGTGGTCTCGTTGCCGTTGATCTCGTCGCCGTCGTTGCGGTCGGTGAACCCGAGTTGCCAGGTCCGGCCGCCGTCGTCGCTGAAGATGCAGTGGCCGCCGTTCAGCCGGAGCGCGGCGGCGGTGTCCAGGTCGTCGTACTCGGCCGGCACGACGGAGTGGTTCGCCGGGACGACCAGGCGGCCCGCGTACTGGCCCTGGGTGAGCGCGATGCCGTGGCACGGACCGGTCGCGTACCAGCCCCAATCGGCCGGTTTCACCTGTGCGGTGATCTCCTCCGGCTCCGACCAGGTGGCGCCGTCGTCGGTACTGCGCTGCAGCCAGATCCGCCGGCCGGACTCGGGATCGGTGCCGCGCGCAACG encodes the following:
- a CDS encoding sialidase family protein, which produces MSSRLPPAEIVFDPAGSGYHTFRIPSLLAKGDVLLAFCEGRLNSSADAGEIEVVLRRSLDAGRTWLPLQQVCAVPGKTCGNPVPVVDPATGDIVLVTVQNGAEAVEITVARGTDPESGRRIWLQRSTDDGATWSEPEEITAQVKPADWGWYATGPCHGIALTQGQYAGRLVVPANHSVVPAEYDDLDTAAALRLNGGHCIFSDDGGRTWQLGFTDRNDGDEINGNETTVAELADGRLYFNTRNHRGTGPARAHAYSSDGGATLDAPYEGIKEITAPGIQGSVLRVGDRLLLTTPVVPDARRELTVFVSDDDGASWRPGLVVHPGMAGYSDLAPLPGGQVGLFYEAGETSSFATLRFSTFDPSAL